In Effusibacillus pohliae DSM 22757, the sequence ATGACCTTTGCCGGACTGGCGGGAATCGGCGATTTGATCGTCACCTGCACGTCCAAACACAGCCGCAACTGGCGGGCCGGATACCAGTTGGGACAGGGGCGCAAGCTGGATGAGGTGCTGTCTTCCATGAACATGGTGGTGGAAGGAGTCCGGGCGACGCAAGCAGCATTTCGCCTGGCGGAGAAACACCGGGTGGAGATGCCGATTACGTCCGAAATCTATCAGGTCCTGTTCCAGGGCAAAAGCCCACGCACCGCTGTCGAAGATCTGATGGGACGCGGAAAAACACATGAAATGGAAGAGGTGGCCCGCATCTCGATGACGTGGGATTCGTAGCGCTAAGAGGAAATATCTGCTACAATGAATCTGGATCAATCGAACAAGGAGGTACCAGCATGAGCAATCTGCCGCAAGAGTTAAAGTATTCGAAAGAACATGAATGGGTTCGCGTGGAAGGCGACAAAGCGTACATAGGAATTACCGATTTTGCCCAGTCGGAACTGGGTGACATCGTGTTTGTCGAGCTGCCGGAGGTCGGCGACGAAGTGGTGCAAAACTCCACGTTCGGAACCGTCGAGTCCGTTAAAACCGTGTCAGACCTGTATGCCCCCGTCAGCGGCAAAATCATCGAGGTCAACACGGCGCTGGCCGATTCGCCGGAAAAAGTGAACGAATCTCCTTACGGTGATGGCTGGATGCTGGTCGTCGAGATGAAAGATCCCGGAGAACTCGATCATCTGCTGACCGCGGAGCAATACGCGGAGATTATCAAGGGGTAAGCGGATTGCGTTGGAAACGTGGCGGTTGTTGCCGACAGGCCGATTTTCGCCGGCGGAAAATATGGCGCTTGACGAAGCGATCCTGATTGCCCACAGCCAGGGGCTGGTTCCTCCGACGGTCCGGTTTTACGGCTGGGATCCGCCCACTTTGTCGATCGGCTATTTTCAACGGATCGCGGAGGTCGACCGGGCGGCGCTCCAGGCGAATGGGCTGGGATTGGTGCGCCGTCCCACCGGCGGACGGGCCGTGCTGCATGACCGGGAAGTCACCTATTCGATCGTCGTGTCCGAATCGCATCCGATGATGCCGCGATCGGTCAATGAGTCCTACCGCGTCTTGTCGATGGGGCTGGTGGAAGGGTTCCGCAATTTGGGACTGGAAGCCCGGATGGTATCGCTGGCGTCGGCAGAGGAACGGCAAAAACATGAGTCGCCCGGATCGGCCGCCTGTTTTGATTCGCCCTCCTGGTATGAACTGGTCGTGGAGGGCAGAAAGGTGACGGGCAGCGCCCAGACCCGGCAGCGCGGCGTGATTTTGCAGCACGGTTCGATTTTATTGGATCTGGATGCGGATTTGCTGTTCTCCGTTCTCTATTTTTCATCCGACCGGCTGCGGGAACGGCTGAAAGCCCAATTTTTGCAAAAGGCCGTGTCGATCAAACAGGTGAGCGGGCGGGACGTCTCATTCGAGGAAGCGGAAGCCGCGTTTCGTTCCGGTTTTGCGAAAGGGTTGGGTGTTGAGTTGGTCGACGGCCGGTTGACGCCGCAAGAAAACCGCATCATGCGGGAA encodes:
- the gcvH gene encoding glycine cleavage system protein GcvH, with the translated sequence MSNLPQELKYSKEHEWVRVEGDKAYIGITDFAQSELGDIVFVELPEVGDEVVQNSTFGTVESVKTVSDLYAPVSGKIIEVNTALADSPEKVNESPYGDGWMLVVEMKDPGELDHLLTAEQYAEIIKG
- a CDS encoding lipoate--protein ligase family protein; translation: METWRLLPTGRFSPAENMALDEAILIAHSQGLVPPTVRFYGWDPPTLSIGYFQRIAEVDRAALQANGLGLVRRPTGGRAVLHDREVTYSIVVSESHPMMPRSVNESYRVLSMGLVEGFRNLGLEARMVSLASAEERQKHESPGSAACFDSPSWYELVVEGRKVTGSAQTRQRGVILQHGSILLDLDADLLFSVLYFSSDRLRERLKAQFLQKAVSIKQVSGRDVSFEEAEAAFRSGFAKGLGVELVDGRLTPQENRIMRELVATKYGNPEWNEKR